ACTGCATTCAATCCTGCTAAAATAGTTTGGTGGTGTTGCGGATAAAATTTAGGCCCAATATCGGCTACGATTAATTTATCAATCAATTCTGGATAACTAGTTGCCAACAGCATTGCAACTTTACCACCCATAGAATGTCCTATTATATCTATAGAATTTAAATTATGGCCTTGACAATATTCAACAACATCCTGCACCATAAATTCATAACTAAATTCCTCTGATTGTAAACTTCGACCATGGTTGCGAAGGTCTAACATATGAACTTGAAAACCATCTGAAGCAAATTGTGTTCCAAGTGTTTTCCAATTGTCAGACATTCCTAAAAATCCGTGAAGAATTAAAAGTGGCTTTCCTTCGCCTTCTATTTTTGAATACAGCATTTGTTTGTTCTTTTTATTCTGGGTTTGCGTGAGGGATAGTAGCGGAAATCCTTTTTTATATGGAGCGATAGCGGAATAATAAAAAGATTGTAGCGTATAGCCCGACCCGCCTTTTTTGGC
The Flavobacterium sp. WC2421 genome window above contains:
- a CDS encoding alpha/beta fold hydrolase, with the translated sequence MLYSKIEGEGKPLLILHGFLGMSDNWKTLGTQFASDGFQVHMLDLRNHGRSLQSEEFSYEFMVQDVVEYCQGHNLNSIDIIGHSMGGKVAMLLATSYPELIDKLIVADIGPKFYPQHHQTILAGLNAVDFANKPSRSDVEATLSEYITDFGTRQFLLKSLYWQEPGQLAFRFNLSVFNEKMEEIGVALPENAIFNKPTLFIRGGNSNYILDSDFEAIKKHFPDLKIETIPNAGHWLHAENPKMFHELVISFLEIN